Sequence from the Rutidosis leptorrhynchoides isolate AG116_Rl617_1_P2 chromosome 3, CSIRO_AGI_Rlap_v1, whole genome shotgun sequence genome:
CCATCTACAATTCATGTCACACTAAATCTAGGCTGTTTTCACGTCATTCACAAAAAACACATGTGCGTTTGTTTATATCATTTCTTATGCATGATTCATGTTATAGCAACCATAATGAACCCATAAACATAAATCTTCATCAAACACCATCATTTGATCACTCTTGATCACTTCAATAGTGAACATATATGCACCATGAATAACATAGCTAGTCCTCCATCACCACCGTCTCAAATGAACTTTCTTGAGCTCGTTGATGCCTTCTGCTTCACCGGTATATCAAGCATGAACTTGGCCTCATGGTTCATTTACGACCAACAACACCAAgttttatactttatatataatGCTATCGCGTTTATCTTACTATGGCTTATCTTGCAACACGCTTGCATACCACTAGTCACTGTACTCGAATTCGCATGTTTTTTGTTTAAGTACACTTTTTTGATCTATAGTCCAGTCTATGTACACGTGGAATATGTTTCGGGATTAGTACTTCAAATCACTGGGGTTTCAGGCTTTTTCCATGTGATGATTGCTTACCGGTTGAATAAACAATATCAAGCGAGATATGAAGCAAGCTTAGTCTCAAATCGGATTTTTATGTTTATCCTACAAATTTTATGCATAATATATGTCAATGGTTACACAATTTTGTGCTACTGGTACCTAAGTCAAACGAGTCATGTTTTGCAAAGATTGGGCATTGTATTAATGGGAGTTCTAGCAATTTTTACAGTTATGTGTTGCATCTTGCGATTTGTTAGACGATGGCAAGAACATCATAGGAATCAAGTCCGTGTACAATCAGTGACAGATTCTATTGAAGTAGTTTGATATTACAAGATCAATGTGTTAATATTGGGACCCACTCGTTTACAGTCTTCCTAGATTTTACATTTTCAAAAATGTTTCATGCTTAGTTGGAGAATTATCAGTTACAtgaattttaacaatattcgaatcaCGTTCTCCTTTGAAGATTTCAAATACAAAACATAAGGATTGGATCAACAAAATTAGAGCTATTCACAGCTTTATGTGGTGTGAATAATACCTTCATCGTCTACTGTTGTTTTTCATTTAGTGATTTTCCAGGAACATATACCTGCAGCTGGCTATCATTAACCACCACTGCAAATGCACCAAAATCCGAGTCATCAACCGCCAAACAAGACACTTTGCCTCCTGATTCCACCAACATAAAATATAAAGTCCAAATctagattattattatatatgcatgtaataTCCAGAGATACTTATAAATTATTATAAAAGATGTTGCATACATGTTAGAAAAATTAAGCATACCTTTGGAACAACTCAGATAACCGAGCTTAGTACCTGTAGACAAATCCCAGATGTACAAAGAACCATTACATGTACCTATGATTCCATAACCTGCTGCTGCACCAGCTACTGTGGCACTGCATAACATACAATTAAATCAAAATTATATAGAGAAAAAAAAACATTCTGCAACCATGATGAATGCAGCCTGTGGTTTAAGATATAGGTGGCAAGATGAGCGGGTCAAGCAATGGTTTCAAATGGGACTTATTTTTTAACCAAACCGGGCCAGCTTCGCCCACAGACAGCATTTTGTTAAATAGTGTGTTCATTACAGTGATATCTAAATCAATGAATACAGTGATTTAGAAAGTTGTGTATATTAAAAATAGTTTTGAGTGACTTTTAACCGGTTCAACGGTTCAACCTCTTTGACTTGTTTTGCAGCTAAGAATTACTATTTAAGCCATTTGAGATTGAGCAAAACCCAAATCCATCAACTCATATAAATTTTAGCCTCCATCCTAAAGCTTGGACTATAATAAAGCGAATCTAGCATTTCTTTTATGGCATTCTTTAATCCATTTTATTTTCAATTTTCAAAGAAGAGGTATACACTCCTTCAAGagggaaaatgataataataagtaaacatatttaCAAAGTCTACTTCGACCTCTTTAAGAATTATACCTGGTACTTACCTTGTTAAATTTTTAAACAAACGCTGTATCATTTATTTGAGTATATCTGATTACCTTGGATCCAATGTATTTTCTGAAACCATCTTGCTTTTAGCCAGCAACGCGAGGCTCCAGCATCCACCTGAAGTGACTCCTGAATCTTTATACATATATTCATCATGATGATCATGATTCGAAACAGATGCAAAAAGAACCagggacaaatcttcttcatttaCTGGAACTGAACCATGTTTGTCTGCTTCCAAGGACCACCTTTGTGTTTCCTCCATGATGTCAGCAACTTTTTTCTTTCTAGAAGCTTCTGAGGTGAAAGACTCTTGACTAGGACACCTAAATACGTTAACTGGAACGAAGGGGAGAGACGAAGTGATTGGAGATGAAAACTTGGACACGATAATTCTCCTCGTTAAGTTCCTGTACAATATCAAAAAGAGGAAATTAAAGTATAATACAAGCATTACATAATTATCTTGATCTTGTCATCTTTAAAAGCTGTTTACCACAAGAAAAAGTCCCCAAATGCAGTTTGACCAACAACGAGAGCTGGGAAATTTGGTAGTCTCTTCATCTGAACTATACAATTAGGCGTGGAATCAGATGGCGGTAAACAGCTCTGGTCTGTTGGCTCACTGGTAAATAAAAACAAAACATTAATACAAATCGTTAACTAACTGTAAACAAATTATTTATTCAAATCATAAGATCTAAATTGGTCAATGTGGATGATAACCTCCATTGTGAGTTCATGGTCCAAAGATTTATTTTTCCAGTGTCTTCAGCAGCAACAATATAATTAGGTTCACAAACTAATATGGAGCGTACGTCATTAGTTGTACTCAGTTTGCATACCACTTGAACATAACCAAGCTTTACTTGCACAACTTTTATTGCATTCCCCTCAAAGCAGTCAGACGTACACGTTGAACACGTACAGTTCACACTTCCCTCACTAAAAGTCAGAATAAAGTATTTTGTCATTGACCAGTCAAACAGTAAGATAAAATATTTCAATATTAAAGGTGGCAAGATGGTTAGGTTAGAAAAAGGGTCAAAAGGTTTTTGGTTGAACCTAAAACACTTTCTTTCCTAATGCAATAAATATGATTAaacatattattattacattactaATATTAAACTCTAAATGAAACTATTAGGATATTATGTTAATTAAAAATATACTTGGGTTGTCTGTCAACCAGTTCAAACATGTTTGATCGACCCACTCATAAGTAACTGACTCAAAACTGCCACCTGTAACGACGGCCCACACTTGTATAGCAAACCTGCAGTAAGGAGCTTTGATGTTGTTTAGTAGGACTAGACATTTTCCATCAGGAGTTAACTGCAAACTGGAACTATCCAATAGAATCTGGTACCAAAATAAACATGTTATGTTATTTGTTATATTGTTAACTTAAATATGCATCTGGATCATCatatagaaaatatatataaacttacttgTCTTCTAGACGTGTCTTCTGACATTGGTGATACAATTGTTGTGTGACCAATAAAAGAAGGGCACCCTTTACTTTCTCCTTTAAAAAAAGCCTTGTAAAACAATAATGTTCTGTCCGTTTCAATCGAGTTTCCACATATAACACATACAAAAACCTCGTTCCCATATGTTCTTAACATTACCATTAAGATTGGTGTTGGATGCTCATAGCAACTTAGAAGCTCGAATATGTTCTCTACCTCATCATTCAGTGCAATACCAACTCCATATGCTTCTTCATTAGGTTGATTATTAGGACAAACATGGTGGACTTCATCAGTGCATAAATGTGTCCCGTTAATATCTTGATTTTCGTTAATAGCATCTTGTATTTGTATAGCCTGAAAGTACTCTGTAACTTCACATGGATCATTCTCAAATGTATCAGGTGCAATAATTATTGAATCATCTGAACCAGCAACAGCTGAATTAACATTTGTACTTGTGGTATTAAGATCTTCATTCTGCTTCTCAAAGTTCAAGTTTTCAATAAGACATTTATCTTGAATCTGAACTTTATCAGTATGCTTTTCCAATTGATTTTTCTCAGATGAGTTGACTGCCAATTCAATAGAACAAATCACATAGAATTAGCATAAGATACTAATCTTCAAAAAGCAgcgcaaaaaaaataaaataaaataaaaaactttaTACACAGACAATAAAAGTGTGACACATTCATCAAGATTTAAAGTATAGGCATTTTTCGGCCATATGACCCATATCATCAGTTTAAACTTATGTACTTGAGTATGAGAACTCGGTTATGCTTAATCTCTAACTGGCCATatgagtaaaataaataaatagctAACAAGAAAACAGGTCACAAATTGTCCAGATTATTTTATGCCTTTTTATTACTTctactataaattattattaatattatcataaaaaatGTATATTCATTGAAataatataatttttgtaattatatttatttaaagcattatatatttatatacaaaaagCTATTTGGCGGAAAAAGGAGTTTTCAACCGACCCGAATTCTTTGACCCGAACATGTTTTGACCTGTTACCCAACTAGTCATGTTACTCACTTAAAGTATGGTGTTCTGGATTTATTACCAACATAACAGTCATGATATTCTGGTTATGGCCTAATTAACTACAGTTACAGTACGAGATACAACTTTACCAGCAAAATGGCAATGAAAAAGGAACAGAAGTAAAAGCTGAACAACTAATTAGCATATCGTGTTGTATACTCGTACCATCAATTTCTGTGCAGTAAAAGTAATCAAATAAATTATTTGTAGATACAAAATAAAAACTAAACCTGGTTGTTCATCTTTTCGACAGTTTTTGGAAGTCTTTTTCTTTCTTGAAAAAGTCTTGAGCAAAGGAAGAGCCTTTGGAAGCAATAACGTCATCATTGAGTTGGCTATCTCTTCTTTTGATTGTGACTCAGTTACACATTTTTCTGAAACTATGACTTGGGAAGAATCTAACTTTTCGATACCGGTGCAATTAGTTTCTTTAGAAATCTCCACCTCCAGATTACATGTACTGTCTGCATAGAAATTATGTTCTTCTTATTATCTAGTACACGTCTACACAAAGGTAACAGATACACATTGGACTAAACTAGCACTTTTATCAAATACCTAATGTTGGATCCAAAGTATCGGGTGCATATAGGTCCAAAGTATCCAGCATCTGTGACTCCTTTTGAAATGGTTGG
This genomic interval carries:
- the LOC139900393 gene encoding uncharacterized protein, which translates into the protein MTEHLIADEKLDGLDIVSIGKLYEGPLEKKYWSSSRGRDRHPYPVGYAALRNNNGNIYKMSILEGLKGPDFTISSTDGHSYSGQTPDIAWEGFQKKSSARIKIMRGKRFSGKINGAEFFGFKNPLVMKLLKGLKTNGSQITEQNLPLSSFGNEKSKATDENHNDLEVSLVKTEGKGKKSKKRKENNVKPVSVDEHKRGRSQEPVVSADGAFHSQIENHTEGTKSLKNKETINEACNEDYKSHLLSAKDEYFEKEKLYPVEETSNFKGSQDLLYTKGTKSLKNEENVDDSILNPTPGTNSLKTEDGKGDQPFQKESQMLDTLDLYAPDTLDPTLDSTCNLEVEISKETNCTGIEKLDSSQVIVSEKCVTESQSKEEIANSMMTLLLPKALPLLKTFSRKKKTSKNCRKDEQPVNSSEKNQLEKHTDKVQIQDKCLIENLNFEKQNEDLNTTSTNVNSAVAGSDDSIIIAPDTFENDPCEVTEYFQAIQIQDAINENQDINGTHLCTDEVHHVCPNNQPNEEAYGVGIALNDEVENIFELLSCYEHPTPILMVMLRTYGNEVFVCVICGNSIETDRTLLFYKAFFKGESKGCPSFIGHTTIVSPMSEDTSRRQILLDSSSLQLTPDGKCLVLLNNIKAPYCSEGSVNCTCSTCTSDCFEGNAIKVVQVKLGYVQVVCKLSTTNDVRSILVCEPNYIVAAEDTGKINLWTMNSQWSEPTDQSCLPPSDSTPNCIVQMKRLPNFPALVVGQTAFGDFFLWNLTRRIIVSKFSSPITSSLPFVPVNVFRCPSQESFTSEASRKKKVADIMEETQRWSLEADKHGSVPVNEEDLSLVLFASVSNHDHHDEYMYKDSGVTSGGCWSLALLAKSKMVSENTLDPSATVAGAAAGYGIIGTCNGSLYIWDLSTGTKLGYLSCSKGGKVSCLAVDDSDFGAFAVVVNDSQLQNLSLIVHGLDSYDVLAIV